A region of Anopheles merus strain MAF chromosome 2R, AmerM5.1, whole genome shotgun sequence DNA encodes the following proteins:
- the LOC121590112 gene encoding bromodomain and WD repeat-containing protein 3 isoform X2, with product MEDQSLVKQNILVPELYFLISKFLANGPLRETAKVLVQELEHLDILPRRLDWTGQEHRQSLDELERKYPHVGPEHLLEICSRIGPLLDKVLPPAVSGVSSVLGAGRQSLLRTKESVTRPRQLLDYYTRRHDRPLSDVVNRNNTHNFVKVLYGRESAGPLTRRQAIPTSFYSKQTLQRRTLGHLSAVYCVLFDRTGKYIITAADDFLVKLWSAIDGRLLATFRGASAEITDIAINLDNTMLAAGSLDRILRVWDLQYGGPIAVLAGHTGMITSVNFCPSPKTDLRFLVTTSTDGSVAFWEYTTRNGKTTFSSKPTSYHEKLRPGQAQMICASFSPGGIFMAAGSADHHVRVYLMSEDGPKRILETESHSDTVDSIQWAHGGLKFISGSKDGTALVWHFESQQWKSIRLNMGDRLPTCPPVNPDDNVKLKVTMVSWDNTDNWVITAVNDFTIKVWNAQTGKLHRVLRGHTNEIYVLESHQKDSGVLLSAGHDGQLFIWDIVQGVSMANFVNRIDDHCEGGIYDAKWSPDGMMIAATDSHGHILMFGYGSGHEKLKQLPPELFFHTDYRPLIRDSALHVMDEQTQTMPHLMPPPFLVDIDGNPYPPALQRLVPGRENCPTDQLIPNISVGGEGAEVQQQQQQQQQLQPAIGGGGGVGGGQAGPQEAAGGAYSNIDRMIEALANRRQVEGGGAGRAAQGEDQQAPDSNNDRARGEDAGGALQPANNGGRPGNNANQPTGGRNGQRGFGSAGNWHRTEEGFKFHRRQYVRPMSYSAMVNLKQRVYAAGVQEQEVYRREMRRRPVMINTANSASSSGGPSGLSGRRAARAGGGANRSLRRANGEGGANGARPAYRTRAVRENEPMPEPDEDDAAEEQNESSSSESSNSDYSTAIEEKLDLSGSSSSDTQSSDYSDWVSHEPGHNLEPPKRSKRKHVQRRAYSPPDPDQPGPSHATPGTSGTGGGRRRSTKVRKIPLTRDGEIPEQFRPPEWLSEVIPRKAPYYPQMGDEVVYFRQGHQRYLEAVRTKSVYNLGNRCEPWAAMEIQAHELCKVIGIKYEIRPPRLCCLKLAIITEDGELTGRSFAIKYHDMPDVLDFLVLKQTFDTSVGRSWGPGDRFRCMIEDVWWTGQIESHNQLSADFPDSLFMCFRVRWDNGEYELMSPWDLEPVDETRQPEEVGGAVPVLPEELQATLYQPKPEEWPRGDRDASCRRIIAGLEQVMGLAIADLFLAPVDLNIYPEYAFVVEYPIDLNTIKSRFENHFYRRITSAQFDVRYLATNAEKFNESHSTIVRNARIITDLCLRILSDLNEIDVPAVYHQLVDTYLSSDSETERHGPGPSTSSAGAAGPSGSGVSNNRRTGSRRSRRLVPEGDWRVDCRELLEMIWQCDDSEPFREPVDTIEHPDYLQIIDTPMDLRTIKEDLLGGNYESPYDFCKDMRLIFQNSRNYNTNKRSRIYSMTLRLSTLFEAHIKAVIYNWKSARRRSRGSGGGGGGSGRNHDLSTTGSSNGLASSTKRRRRDRRDEAAAGPSSSRRGGAALNSSSGSGMNTSGSSSRATASHTAAHSDDDDDDDDDDDDDEEDRRAVNHRAGKRTRNGGMLVASSSRRGHSTVAGGSNGVSSSSAGGGAGNSNNVIDPLAIPGPSSSRGSRSATGGGARMLTRRGRRSQDEDEEEDEEAASSEESDMSSSDNTSSESDSDDDDDDDSTGVPVSHRADYDSGEMYDPYKRRTKRSPQKRKQKKRNKKKVHRKAGGKRDTVSSTTKRKRPGVLDDSPEAGSSGGGVRRPSAAVRAARQDLFGTSSPAGGESGGGGTRALRNGTVSSAATSYAAGTEAGSSMQNDHSKPKTSSLGSKRPRRSTRNQMDDSSNDNDDDEEEEEENEESEEDVARGGEGSAVTARESRSYRGGGPPAKRNRSRYESDHSYHKERPKTARIVSDSDNEVGEPSRSTRGSVRRAQAEWGKSEDSLEERHDDEDDDDDDDDDDNGAEEKVARRGGTAKLRSENEEEDEAVAGGSSSRRTAAPSSSSGTGRRMRARKLPSDHEQSAEETSNISKRSSATQRAQRATVGRNHPNASQAASSSGTRNSWYASESDNDGNHHPAAGGAATVPAASTSFHSVRSSRRMVMEMNSSSTIVTANGTASGSSIVRRTISATSSTSTSGRRLRGMDANPASGTATPPPHTVDHNYGEQPGPSATPAATSGSSAGIAAGGTSSAGRGETLAAGVPTVGGSVSAMRRTRTRSTVLSRHQRNPDELDQGVMLPEAPHRPEAPADGSDEDDNQPLRAAPSAAVRSSRSTTARQLRSRAGGDGGEGGAGGGGGTPLKRKSTRISSSHEEDLPEDGAAAGDSEDSDDSDDDNTPLKMMAGSSSSRTRSGRSQPPSVAGTPKKNDSSTASFGSSRIVPHRARRKERYTSDEEYEAPGPSSGRSTRKMKRPRYNEESEENDEEDGRRGAGNNHHSHHRAQRHTMRPRQRVLRTAQEDDNENDDDEDEHDDEEDDIARALANIRQRSRRTIASSSSSAAQHGTDGDAANNVSSRQQSAAATRYHRRS from the exons ATGGAAGATCAAAGCCTAGTGAAGCAAAACATTCTCGTTCCAG AACTTTATTTTCTGATTTCCAAATTCCTGGCCAATGGACCACTGCGTGAGACGGCAAAG GTTCTGGTGCAGGAGTTGGAGCATTTGGAC ATCCTACCCCGGCGTCTAGACTGGACCGGACAGGAGCATCGACAGTCGCTGGATGAGCTT gaaaggaaatatcCACACGTTGGACCAGAGCATTTGCTCGAAATATGCAGCCGTATCGGACCGCTGTTGGACAAAGTGCTGCCCCCGGCCGTATCCGGCGTTTCGTCCGTGCTTGGCGCCGGGCGGCAGAGCCTGCTGCGCACGAAGGAAAGCGTAACCCGGCCGCGCCAGCTGCTCGACTACTACACGCGCCGGCACGACCGACCGCTGAGCGATGTGGTGAATCGCAACAACACGCACAACTTCGTGAAGGTGCTGTACGGGCGGGAAAGTGCGGGCCCGCTAACGCGCCGCCAGGCCATCCCGACCTCCTTCTACTCGAAGCAAACGCTGCAGCGGCGCACCCTCGGCCACCTGTCCGCGGTGTACTGCGTCCTGTTTGATCGCACCGGCAAGTACATCATCACAGCGGCGGATGACTTTCTCGTGAAGCTGTGGTCGGCCATCGACGGCCGGCTGCTGGCCACGTTCCGCGGTGCGTCCGCCGAAATCACCGATATCGCGATCAATCTCGACAACACGATGCTGGCGGCCGGTTCGCTGGATCGGATACTGCGCGTGTGGGATCTGCAATACGGCGGCCCCATAGCGGTACTGGCCGGCCACACCGGCATGATAACGTCGGTCAACTTTTGCCCCTCGCCCAAGACGGACCTGCGCTTTCTGGTTACGACCAGCACGGACGGCTCGGTCGCCTTCTGGGAGTACACGACGCGCAACGGAAAGACGACATTCTCGTCCAAGCCCACCTCCTACCACGAAAAGCTGCGCCCGGGTCAGGCACAGATGATCTGTGCCTCGTTCTCGCCCGGCGGCATCTTCATGGCGGCCGGCTCGGCCGATCATCACGTGCGCGTGTACCTAATGTCGGAGGACGGGCCGAAGCGCATCCTGGAGACGGAATCGCACTCCGACACGGTCGATTCGATCCAGTGGGCCCACGGTGGGCTGAAGTTCATCTCGGGCAGCAAGGACGGTACGGCGCTGGTGTGGCACTTCGAGTCGCAGCAGTGGAAATCGATCCGGCTGAACATGGGCGACCGGCTGCCGACCTGTCCGCCCGTCAACCCGGACGACAACGTGAAGCTGAAGGTAACGATGGTGTCGTGGGACAACACGGACAACTGGGTGATAACGGCGGTGAACGATTTCACGATCAAGGTGTGGAATGCGCAGACGGGCAAGCTGCACCGCGTGCTGCGCGGGCACACGAACGAGATCTACGTGCTCGAGTCGCACCAGAAGGACTCTGGCGTGCTCCTGTCGGCCGGCCACGACGGCCAGCTGTTCATCTGGGATATTGTGCAGGGCGTTTCGATGGCAAACTTCGTCAACCGCATCGACGACCATTGCGAGGGCGGCATCTACGATGCGAAATGGTCCCCGGACGGTATGATGATTGCGGCGACCGATTCGCACGGCCACATACTGATGTTCGGGTACGGGTCGGGGCACGAGAAGCTAAAGCAGCTGCCACCGGAGCTGTTCTTCCACACGGACTATCGGCCGTTGATACGCGACTCGGCGCTGCACGTAATGGACGAGCAGACGCAAACGATGCCTCACCTGATGCCGCCTCCGTTTCTGGTCGATATTGATGGCAATCCGTATCCACCGGCGCTACAGCGCTTGGTACCGGGCAGGGAAAACTGTCCCACGGATCAGCTCATACCGAACATCAGTGTCGGTGGTGAGGGCGCGGAggtccagcagcaacagcagcaacagcagcagctacagccGGCTattggtggcggtggcggtgttggtggtggtcaGGCAGGCCCGCAGGAGGCTGCTGGTGGGGCATACTCGAATATCGATCGTATGATCGAAGCTCTCGCCAATCGACGACAGGTCGAGGGGGGTGGAGCAGGTCGAGCGGCCCAGGGAGAAGATCAACAGGCGCCCGATTCGAACAATGATCGGGCACGTGGAGAGGACGCCGGTGGTGCTTTACAGCCCGCGAACAACGGTGGCCGACCGGGTAACAACGCGAATCAACCCACCGGCGGTAGGAATGGGCAGCGTGGGTTTGGTTCCGCAGGCAATTGGCACCGCACGGAGGAAGGCTTCAAGTTTCACCGGCGACAGTACGTGCGGCCGATGAGCTACTCGGCGATGGTGAATCTGAAGCAGCGCGTGTACGCGGCCGGAGTGCAGGAGCAGGAGGTGTATCGGCGCGAGATGCGCCGTCGCCCGGTCATGATCAACACTGCCAACAGTGCTTCCTCGTCCGGCGGTCCGTCCGGGCTGAGCGGTCGGCGAGCGGCTCGTGCCGGCGGTGGCGCCAACCGTTCGTTGCGCCGGGCCAACGGTGAGGGTGGAGCGAACGGGGCACGCCCAGCCTACCGGACGCGGGCTGTGCGCGAAAACGAACCCATGCCCGAACCGGACGAAGACGATGCGGCGGAAGAGCAGAACGAATCGTCGTCATCGGAGTCGAGCAACAGCGACTACTCCACCGCCATCGAGGAGAAGCTTGACCTGTCCGGGAGCAGCTCGAGCGACACCCAAAGCTCGGACTATTCCGACTGGGTGTCGCACGAGCCGGGCCACAATCTGGAACCCCCGAAGCGGTCGAAGCGGAAACACGTGCAACGCCGTGCCTATTCGCCGCCGGATCCCGATCAGCCCGGTCCGAGCCATGCGACGCCGGGCACGAGCGGTACGGGCGGTGGCCGTCGTCGCTCGACCAAGGTACGCAAGATACCGCTGACACGTGACGGTGAGATCCCGGAACAGTTCCGGCCGCCTGAATGGCTGTCGGAGGTGATTCCGCGCAAGGCGCCGTACTACCCGCAGATGGGCGATGAGGTCGTGTACTTCCGGCAGGGCCACCAGCGCTACCTCGAAGCGGTGCGCACCAAGTCGGTGTACAATCTCGGCAACCGGTGCGAACCGTGGGCCGCGATGGAGATACAGGCGCACGAGCTGTGCAAGGTGATCGGCATCAAGTACGAGATCCGACCGCCCCGGCTCTGCTGCCTGAAGCTGGCCATCATTACGGAGGACGGCGAGCTGACGGGGCGCTCGTTCGCCATCAAGTACCACGATATGCCGGACGTACTGGACTTTCTGGTGCTGAAGCAAACGTTCGACACGTCGGTCGGGCGGAGCTGGGGCCCGGGCGATCGGTTCCGCTGCATGATCGAGGACGTGTGGTGGACCGGGCAGATCGAATCTCACAACCAGCTGTCGGCCGACTTCCCGGACTCGCTGTTTATGTGCTTCCGGGTGCGCTGGGACAATGGCGAGTACGAGCTGATGAGCCCGTGGGATCTCGAGCCGGTGGACGAAACGCGCCAGCCGGAGGAGGTGGGCGGTGCGGTGCCGGTGCTGCCCGAGGAGCTGCAAGCCACACTGTACCAGCCAAAGCCGGAGGAATGGCCCCGGGGCGATCGGGATGCGTCATGCCGGCGCATTATCGCCGGGCTAGAGCAGGTGATGGGGCTGGCGATTGCGGATCTCTTCCTTGCGCCGGTCGATCTCAACATCTATCCCGAGTATGCGTTCGTGGTGGAGTATCCGATCGATCTGAACACGATCAAGTCGCGGTTCGAGAACCATTTCTACCGGCGCATCACATCGGCCCAGTTTGACGTGCGCTACCTGGCGACGAACGCGGAAAAGTTCAACGAATCGCACAGTACGATAGTGCGGAACGCTCGCATCATTACCGATCTCTGCTTGCGCATACTGAG TGATCTCAATGAAATCGATGTGCCAGCTGTGTACCACCAACTGGTCGATACATACCTATCGTCCGACTCGGAAACGGAGCGGCACGGGCCTGGCCCATCGACAAGTTCGGCCGGAGCTGCTGGTCCATCCGGAAGTGGTGTTTCCAACAATCGACGAACGGGATCACGAAG ATCAAGACGACTGGTACCGGAAGGGGATTGGCGAGTGGACTGCCGGGAGCTGCTGGAGATGATTTGGCAGTGCGATGATTCGGAACCGTTCCGGGAGCCGGTCGACACCATCGAGCATCCGGACTATCTGCAAATTATCGACACGCCGATGGATCTGCGCACGATAAAGGAAGATCTGCTCGGCGGCAACTACGAGTCGCCGTACGATTTCTGCAAAGACATGCGGCTCATCTTTCAAAACTCGCGCAattacaacacaaacaaacgttcGAGG ATCTACTCGATGACCCTTCGGTTGAGCACGCTGTTCGAGGCGCACATAAAGGCTGTTATCTACAACTGGAAATCGGCCCGAAGGCGCAGTCGAGgcagtggcggtggcggtggaggcAGCGGTAGAAACCACGATCTTTccaccaccggcagcagcaatgGGCTAGCATCGTCCACGAAACGGCGCCGACGAGATCGGCGGGACGAGGCGGCGGCGGGTCCGAGCAGCAGCCGAAGAGGCGGGGCCGCACTGAACAGCAGCTCCGGCAGTGGGATGAACACGAGTGGCAGCTCGTCGCGTGCCACTGCCAGCCACACAGCGGCACATTcggatgacgacgacgatgacgacgacgatgatgatgacgatgaggaGGATCGCCGGGCGGTGAACCATCGTGCCGGCAAGCGTACGCGCAATGGCGGAATGCTAGTAGCGTCCTCGTCCCGCCGTGGTCATTCAACCGTGGCGGGCGGCTCGAACGGTGTGTCGTCATCGTCGGCCGGTGGTGGAGCAGGTAACAGTAACAATGTGATAGACCCGTTGGCTATTCCGGGTCCGAGTAGTAGCCGCGGCAGTCGGTCGGCCACCGGTGGCGGTGCGCGCATGCTAACGCGCCGCGGCCGTCGGTCGCAGGACGaagacgaggaggaggacgaggaggcgGCCAGCAGCGAGGAGTCGGATATgagcagcagcgacaacacGAGCAGCGAATCGGACagcgacgatgacgacgatgacgatagCACGGGCGTACCGGTTTCGCACCGGGCGGACTACGACTCCGGCGAGATGTACGATCCGTACAAGCGGCGCACCAAACGGTCGCCCCAGAAGCGGAAGCAGAAGAAACGAAACAAGAAGAAGGTGCATCGGAAGGCGGGCGGCAAGCGTGATACGGTCAGCTCGACGACGAAACGAAAGCGCCCGGGTGTGCTGGACGACTCACCGGAAGCGGGCAGCAGTGGTGGCGGTGTTCGGCGGCCATCGGCAGCGGTGCGCGCAGCGCGGCAGGATCTGTTCGGCACTTCCTCGCCGGCTGGTGGTgaaagtggtggtggtggtacacgGGCGCTTCGCAACGGTACCGTGTCGAGTGCTGCTACCTCCTACGCAGCAGGAACCGAAGCAGGATCGTCGATGCAGAACGATCACAGCAAGCCAAAGACATCGTCGCTGGGCAGCAAGCGGCCGCGCCGGAGCACCCGCAACCAGATGGACGACTCCAGCAACGACAATGACgacgatgaggaggaggaggaggagaacgAAGAAAGCGAAGAGGATGTGGCAAGGGGCGGCGAGGGCAGTGCGGTGACAGCGCGTGAAAGTCGCTCCTATCGGGGTGGAGGACCGCCGGCGAAACGTAACCGCAGCCGGTACGAGTCCGATCACAGCTACCACAAGGAGCGTCCCAAGACGGCGCGGATCGTTTCGGATTCGGACAACGAAGTTGGCGAACCGTCCCGTTCGACCAGGGGCAGCGTCCGGCGGGCACAGGCCGAGTGGGGCAAGAGCGAGGACAGTTTGGAAGAAAGGCACGACGACgaggatgacgacgacgacgatgatgatgacgacaaCGGTGCTGAGGAGAAGGTTGCAAGACGGGGTGGTACTGCTAAACTGCGTTCGGAAAATGAGGAAGAGGATGAAGCGGTTGCCGGCGGATCGAGCAGCCGTCGGACGGCGGCACCTTCGTCATCGTCCGGCACCGGTCGACGGATGCGGGCACGCAAGCTTCCGTCCGACCATGAGCAGAGCGCCGAGGAGACGAGCAACATTAGCAAGCGCAGTTCGGCTACGCAGCGCGCTCAGCGAGCGACTGTCGGTCGAAATCACCCAAACGCCTCGCAAGCTGCGTCATCTAGCGGCACGCGCAACAGTTGGTACGCCAGCGAGAGTGACAACGACGGGAATCATCACCCCGCAGCCGGGGGAGCAGCAACCGTGCCTGCCGCCTCGACCAGCTTTCATTCGGTGCGCTCGTCACGTCGTATGGTGATGGAAATGAACTCATCCAGCACGATAGTTACCGCCAACGGGACGGCGAGTGGCTCGTCGATCGTACGAAGAACGATAAGCgctaccagcagcaccagtacGTCTGGCCGCCGGTTGCGTGGAATGGATGCGAATCCGGCTAGTGGGACGGCTACTCCGCCGCCACACACCGTGGATCATAACTACGGCGAGCAGCCGGGTCCATCTGCTACGCCAGCGGCAACGAGCGGTTCTTCAGCAGGCATTGCTGCCGGTGGCACGTCTAGTGCGGGACGGGGAGAGACACTTGCTGCTGGCGTCCCGACCGTTGGTGGCAGTGTGAGTGCGATGAGAAGAACGCGAACGCGCAGTACCGTGCTGTCCCGCCATCAGCGCAATCCGGACGAGCTCGATCAGGGCGTGATGTTGCCCGAGGCTCCTCATCGCCCGGAGGCGCCCGCGGATGGAAGCGATGAGGACGATAATCAACCGCTAAGGGCAGCACCATCAGCCGCCGTCAGATCGTCACGGTCCACCACGGCACGTCAGTTACGGTCGCGCGCtggcggtgatggtggtgaaggcggcgctggcggtggtggtggtacaccGTTGAAGAGGAAATCAACGCGCATTTCGTCATCGCACGAGGAAGACCTGCCGGAGGACGGTGCCGCAGCCGGCGACAGTGAGGACAGTGATGATTCCGATGACGATAATACGCCACTGAAAATGATGGCGGGATCATCGTCGTCGCGCACGAGGAGTGGTCGCTCGCAGCCCCCATCCGTTGCCGGAACGCCCAAAAAGAACGACAGCAGTACGGCGTCGTTCGGTAGCAGTCGGATCGTGCCACATCGGGCGCGAAGAAAGGAACGGTACACGTCCGATGAGGAGTATGAG GCTCCCGGTCCGTCGAGTGGAAGGTCGACGCGCAAGATGAAACGGCCCCGGTACAACGAAGAGTCGGAAGAGAACGACGAAGAGGACGGCCGTCGTGGCGCGGGCAACAATCACCATTCACATCATCGAGCGCAGCGGCACACGATGCGGCCCCGCCAGCGAGTGCTCAGGACTGCTCAGGAGGACGACAACGAGAATgatgacgacgaggacgagcacgacgacgaggaggatgaCATTGCACGGGCGCTGGCCAACATTCGGCAACGATCGCGCCGCACGAttgcttcctcctcctcctccgcggCACAGCACGGCACAGACGGCGATGCGGCCAACAACG TCAGCAGCCGGCAGCagtcagcagcagcgacgCGATACCATCGACGAAGCTGA